The genomic region CTGTGGATAAAACTTGATAACATTGTGGATTATTTTTCACAGCTTGTGGAAAATTCTTGCTATCTATGGTAAAATAAATCTAGCATTAAACTTTTAAATAGTAAAGGAGGAGAAAGGATTGAAAGAAAAACAATTTTGGAATCGTATATTAGAATTTGCACAAGAAAGACTAACTCGTTCCATGTATGATTTCTATGCTATTCAAGCTGAACTCATTAAGGTAGAAGAAAATGTTGCCACTATATTTTTACCACGATCTGAAATGGAAATGGTCTGGAAAAAACAACTAAAAGATATCATTGTAGTAGCTGGTTTTGAGATTTATGATGCTGAAATAACTCCCCACTATATTTTTACCAAGCCTCAAGATACGATTATCCCACAAGTTGAAGAAGCTCCAAATTCAACTCTCTATGACTATAGTCCAAAGTTAGCATCTATTCCTTATTCGGATACTGGATTAAAAGAAAAGTATACCTTTGATAATTTTATCCAAGGGGATGGAAATGTTTGGGCAGTATCAGCCGCCCTGGCTGTCTCTGAAGATTTGGCCTTGACCTATAATCCTCTTTTTATCTATGGAGGACCTGGGCTTGGTAAGACTCACTTACTCAATGCCATTGGGAATGAGATTTTGAAAAATATTCCTGATGCGCGTGTGAAGTACATTCCTGCTGAAAGCTTTATAAACGACTTTCTTGAACATCTGAGACTGGGTGAAATGGATAAGTTCAAAAAAACCTACCGTAGCCTCGATCTCTTGTTAATTGATGATATTCAATCGCTGAGTGGAAAAAAAGTTGC from Streptococcus mitis NCTC 12261 harbors:
- the dnaA gene encoding chromosomal replication initiator protein DnaA, giving the protein MKEKQFWNRILEFAQERLTRSMYDFYAIQAELIKVEENVATIFLPRSEMEMVWKKQLKDIIVVAGFEIYDAEITPHYIFTKPQDTIIPQVEEAPNSTLYDYSPKLASIPYSDTGLKEKYTFDNFIQGDGNVWAVSAALAVSEDLALTYNPLFIYGGPGLGKTHLLNAIGNEILKNIPDARVKYIPAESFINDFLEHLRLGEMDKFKKTYRSLDLLLIDDIQSLSGKKVATQEEFFNTFNVLHNNQKQIVLTSDRSPKHLEGLEERLVTRFSWGLTQNITPPDFETRIAILQSKTENLDYHFQSDTLEYLAGQFDSNVRELEGAINDITLIARVKKIKDITIDIAAEAIRARKQDVSQMLVIPIDKIQNEVGNFYGVSVKEMKGSRRLQNIVLARQVAMYLSRELTDNSLPKIGKEFGGKDHTTVIHAHAKIKSLIDEDDNLRLEIESIKKKIK